The Caulifigura coniformis genome includes a region encoding these proteins:
- a CDS encoding biliverdin-producing heme oxygenase, with protein sequence MSTRSTSPSPTMAALRETTAEAHQALERTVDLPRRLESATSYRRFLEAFLGFYEPVEDRLRSIRELEAVGIAPERLQKSKLLKSDLTRLGTSGQSLAQLPRCQDLPSLQGVPAALGTLYVLEGATLGGQLVRREVERRLADFPECGHSFFSSYGPRVGAMWKAFGDCVSAYVANDPGSDGLIVDSAVGTFQSMQRWLEHALKS encoded by the coding sequence ATGAGCACGCGTTCAACAAGTCCGTCACCGACGATGGCCGCGCTCCGGGAGACGACCGCCGAGGCCCATCAAGCCCTTGAACGGACGGTTGATCTTCCGAGACGACTGGAGTCGGCCACATCGTACCGGAGGTTTCTGGAAGCGTTTCTCGGGTTTTACGAGCCGGTCGAAGACCGCCTGCGAAGCATTCGCGAACTCGAGGCCGTTGGGATCGCGCCCGAGCGACTTCAGAAATCGAAGTTGCTGAAATCCGACCTGACGCGTCTTGGAACGTCCGGGCAGTCTCTCGCGCAGCTGCCGCGATGCCAGGACCTGCCTTCGCTTCAAGGCGTGCCCGCGGCTCTGGGGACGCTGTACGTGCTGGAAGGCGCGACCTTGGGCGGTCAACTCGTCAGGCGGGAGGTCGAACGAAGGCTCGCCGACTTTCCCGAGTGTGGCCATTCGTTCTTTTCCAGCTACGGGCCTCGCGTCGGGGCGATGTGGAAGGCCTTCGGAGATTGCGTGTCGGCTTACGTCGCAAACGATCCCGGGAGCGACGGGCTCATCGTCGACAGCGCCGTCGGCACATTTCAGTCGATGCAGCGGTGGCTGGAACACGCGCTGAAAAGTTGA
- a CDS encoding ECF-type sigma factor translates to MLPPANPRELDDSVTAWVERLRHGDRAAGDLLDVHFRDALVRAARSRFANVISAAADEDDLVQSVFHAVWSAAVHGSLTEVRDRDPFWGLLLTITRNKAISRRRKERARTHAGGRADQFSQLGDGAVVEAVSTSDMEVADEVIAGFLEEQERLLLALQDEPERQVAIYKLQGLSHPGIAALLEVSVRTVERKLALIRQGWMQIRTSLEGRFRMSSRRGGRPTFDRFRNRPG, encoded by the coding sequence GTGTTGCCTCCTGCAAATCCTCGAGAACTCGACGATTCCGTGACGGCCTGGGTGGAACGCCTGAGGCACGGTGATCGCGCTGCGGGCGACCTCCTCGATGTGCACTTCCGGGACGCCCTCGTTCGCGCGGCCCGGAGTCGCTTCGCAAACGTGATCTCCGCGGCCGCGGATGAAGACGACCTGGTCCAGAGCGTGTTTCACGCGGTGTGGAGCGCGGCCGTCCATGGATCGCTGACCGAAGTGCGTGATCGCGACCCATTCTGGGGGCTGCTCCTGACGATCACTCGCAATAAAGCGATCTCGCGTCGACGCAAAGAGCGGGCTCGAACGCACGCCGGAGGCCGGGCCGATCAATTCAGCCAGCTGGGGGACGGGGCGGTTGTCGAGGCGGTTTCGACGTCGGACATGGAGGTCGCGGATGAGGTCATCGCGGGCTTCCTCGAGGAACAGGAGCGGTTGCTCCTCGCCCTTCAGGACGAGCCCGAAAGACAGGTCGCGATCTACAAGCTGCAAGGGCTGAGCCATCCCGGAATTGCCGCCCTCCTGGAGGTGAGCGTTCGAACGGTCGAACGAAAGCTGGCGCTCATTCGCCAGGGATGGATGCAGATTCGAACCTCACTCGAGGGTAGATTCAGGATGAGTTCGAGACGCGGCGGCCGGCCGACATTCGATCGTTTCCGGAATCGGCCCGGTTAG
- a CDS encoding cyclic nucleotide-binding domain-containing protein: MNELKFDAGHVFFEAGDPGQTAWFVHEGEVELLTGPDTSPVRARIVRSGDVFGEQALVDERPRDVTARALTGGRVVAVAREEFERTLFNAPAPIRECLRTLFERLRAATHDDDADFQFADEAFLADDGFGIDASTASGPGESAAGVPSQFPVSQGRAGEWIVVVHPLTRKAAETLPEEGLLVTQFPLRLGRAAAADENEALDLNDLWLLDDEPFNVSRNHCEIYVDGVGPAIRDRGSALGCVVNETSIGGRGKMRNCGLERGDNVVILGSRVSPYQFRITVERR, translated from the coding sequence ATGAACGAGCTGAAATTCGACGCGGGGCACGTGTTCTTTGAAGCAGGCGACCCGGGGCAGACCGCCTGGTTCGTGCATGAAGGCGAGGTCGAGCTTCTGACCGGTCCGGACACGTCGCCCGTCCGCGCGCGGATCGTCCGGTCGGGGGATGTGTTCGGAGAGCAGGCGCTCGTTGATGAGCGTCCGCGCGATGTGACCGCCCGCGCGCTGACGGGCGGACGCGTGGTCGCGGTCGCCCGGGAAGAATTCGAACGCACGCTGTTCAACGCGCCGGCGCCGATCCGGGAGTGCCTGCGGACCTTGTTTGAACGGCTGAGGGCAGCCACTCACGATGACGATGCCGACTTTCAATTCGCCGACGAAGCATTCCTTGCGGACGACGGTTTCGGGATCGACGCATCGACAGCGAGCGGACCCGGCGAATCCGCCGCGGGGGTACCCAGCCAGTTCCCTGTTTCACAGGGGCGCGCCGGCGAATGGATCGTCGTAGTCCATCCTCTCACCCGGAAGGCCGCGGAAACGTTGCCGGAAGAGGGGTTACTCGTCACGCAGTTTCCGCTGCGCCTGGGGCGCGCCGCTGCGGCCGACGAGAACGAAGCTCTCGACCTGAACGACCTGTGGTTACTTGATGACGAGCCGTTCAACGTCTCGCGCAACCACTGCGAAATCTATGTCGACGGCGTCGGGCCGGCGATTCGCGACCGGGGCAGCGCGCTGGGATGCGTCGTCAACGAGACTTCGATCGGGGGACGCGGGAAGATGCGCAACTGCGGCCTGGAACGGGGAGACAACGTCGTCATCCTCGGGTCGCGGGTCTCGCCGTACCAGTTCCGAATTACGGTGGAACGACGCTAA
- a CDS encoding PEP-CTERM sorting domain-containing protein, which produces MRRVLVLAWLSAASLVLPAQATADLVVTIGSTSIGEGGTGFVDVFLRSTTGTDLLNGFSFEFTASPVVGTNVLAFSDPQSDSQLNDPSYIFFGVSAAAGPPQTPVGDVGPENTYIGVDATDGGFSLFVPTTDVLLARLDLTTLSSAPAVAGDVFSIDLEDTSLTAFFNNGPDQVPYTSFSGTVTVSAVPEPSSLLLCAAGLGIAGMGRRRRFQKAATRKNEFCASEPVETAGLVDH; this is translated from the coding sequence ATGCGGAGAGTTCTCGTGCTGGCGTGGCTGTCGGCGGCCAGCCTGGTCCTGCCGGCTCAGGCGACAGCAGATCTGGTCGTGACGATCGGCAGCACGTCGATCGGGGAAGGGGGGACCGGCTTTGTGGACGTGTTCCTGCGCTCAACAACAGGAACCGATCTGCTCAACGGGTTCTCGTTCGAATTCACGGCAAGCCCTGTGGTCGGGACGAACGTCCTGGCGTTCTCCGATCCGCAGTCTGATTCCCAGCTGAACGATCCGAGCTACATCTTCTTCGGCGTGAGTGCAGCGGCCGGTCCGCCGCAGACGCCGGTCGGCGACGTCGGTCCCGAGAACACCTATATCGGGGTCGACGCGACCGACGGCGGCTTCAGTCTCTTCGTGCCGACGACTGACGTCCTGTTGGCGAGACTCGATCTGACGACCTTGAGTTCGGCCCCGGCCGTCGCGGGGGACGTGTTTTCGATCGATCTCGAGGACACATCCCTAACGGCGTTCTTCAACAACGGCCCGGATCAGGTCCCGTACACTTCATTTTCCGGGACGGTGACCGTGTCGGCCGTTCCGGAGCCGTCCAGCCTGCTGCTGTGCGCCGCGGGGCTTGGCATCGCCGGGATGGGGCGTCGGCGTCGGTTCCAAAAGGCAGCGACAAGGAAGAACGAATTTTGCGCGAGTGAGCCGGTGGAGACGGCGGGGCTCGTTGACCATTGA
- a CDS encoding ATP-binding protein, whose protein sequence is MQSSQIDLSNCDREPIHQSGAIQPHGVLLVCRAPNLEVVRVSENAGDLIGLEPAALIGRPVAEIFRPEDAEHFEAALRTEVFDTKPVYFHTIQVREPPTAFDAITHRNGNNVLLELEPSDDRNSLSAPELYRLVQRSIARLQKAQSVDHLARVCADQVRKISGFDRVMVYRFDEEWNGQVISEERRDDLEPFLGLHYPASDIPAQARELYTRNWLRFIADCGYRPSHIVPACDAGSRYPLDLSFSVLRSVSPIHLEYLKNMGVQASMSISLIRDNRLWGLVACHHYSPRFVPYDVRTACELLGQLMSQSIASADDRELASYRATLRRVTDDLSENISKFEDTAKALVESTPTMLDFVAADGAAVVVGDAITRIGQTPGPDIIRELSAWLRHNVTADVYATDNVQAIFGMGRLSAVASGLLAVSLTGSRVHQLLWFRTELVREVHWAGDPSKSVVKGDGAARLSPRGSFALWKETLKGRSRPWTPAELDAAQMLRDRISRQMLRRSEQLASANTDMRLASQEHERALAAERAARAESERVGRAKDDFVATLSHELRTPLNAILGWAQILAQKEQIDQETADGLEVIERNARSQAKMIEDLLDVSRIISGNIRLDLQETNLPSIVKTAIETVSLAATAKGIRIETMIDPLSGLNTTGDPGRLQQVVWNLLSNAVKFTHARGKVQVILERVDSHVELSIADNGQGIASDFLPHVFDRFRQADSSKTRRFGGLGLGLAIVRDLVELHGGIVRAYSAGVGKGATFVVSLPVRVVQLPAKETSPESRLSGSRPDCEALNLKGVRVLALDDEKDARDVVKRMLEECDCEVTTAASIEDALEARRSAEFDVIISDIGMPDGDGYEFIKRWRSLEASEGKSKTPAVALTAYARADDRRKALLSGFQAHLAKPADSAELLALVASLAGRV, encoded by the coding sequence ATGCAGTCGTCTCAGATCGACCTTTCCAATTGCGATCGCGAGCCCATCCACCAGTCCGGAGCAATCCAGCCGCATGGAGTGTTGCTGGTCTGTCGAGCGCCGAATCTGGAAGTGGTGCGGGTCAGTGAAAACGCGGGAGACCTGATCGGCCTCGAGCCTGCCGCGCTGATCGGGCGCCCCGTCGCGGAGATTTTCCGGCCTGAGGATGCAGAGCACTTCGAGGCGGCGCTCCGCACCGAAGTGTTCGACACCAAGCCGGTCTACTTCCACACGATTCAGGTTCGCGAACCGCCGACCGCCTTCGACGCGATCACACATCGCAACGGCAACAACGTCCTGCTCGAGCTCGAGCCGTCCGACGACCGGAACTCGCTTTCGGCGCCGGAACTCTATCGACTCGTGCAGCGTTCCATCGCACGATTGCAGAAGGCTCAGTCAGTCGATCATCTCGCCCGCGTCTGCGCCGATCAGGTCCGCAAGATCAGCGGCTTCGACCGCGTCATGGTGTACCGCTTCGACGAGGAGTGGAACGGCCAGGTCATTTCGGAGGAACGGCGAGACGACCTGGAGCCCTTTCTGGGCCTCCATTATCCGGCGTCCGATATCCCTGCCCAGGCGCGTGAGCTCTACACCCGAAACTGGCTGAGGTTCATCGCCGACTGCGGCTACCGTCCGTCGCACATCGTTCCGGCCTGCGACGCCGGCAGTCGGTATCCGCTCGACCTGAGCTTCTCGGTCCTCCGCAGTGTGTCACCGATTCACCTGGAATACCTGAAGAACATGGGGGTGCAGGCCTCCATGTCGATCTCGCTCATCCGCGACAACAGGCTGTGGGGACTGGTGGCCTGCCATCATTATTCCCCGCGTTTTGTTCCTTACGACGTTCGGACTGCCTGCGAGCTGCTCGGGCAATTGATGTCGCAGTCGATCGCCAGCGCCGACGATCGTGAGCTGGCCAGCTACCGCGCGACGCTCCGTCGAGTCACCGACGACCTGTCGGAAAACATCTCGAAGTTCGAGGACACGGCGAAGGCACTCGTGGAATCGACACCCACCATGCTGGACTTCGTCGCGGCCGATGGGGCGGCAGTCGTCGTGGGGGATGCGATCACCCGCATCGGCCAGACGCCTGGTCCCGACATCATCCGCGAGCTGTCCGCGTGGTTGCGACACAACGTGACCGCGGATGTGTATGCGACCGATAACGTCCAGGCGATCTTCGGGATGGGCCGATTGAGCGCCGTGGCCAGCGGCCTGCTCGCCGTGTCTCTCACAGGGTCGCGAGTGCATCAGCTGCTGTGGTTCCGGACGGAATTGGTTCGCGAGGTCCACTGGGCGGGAGACCCCTCGAAATCGGTCGTCAAAGGAGACGGCGCCGCACGGCTCAGTCCGCGAGGGTCGTTCGCGTTGTGGAAGGAAACCTTGAAAGGCCGCAGTCGCCCTTGGACGCCGGCGGAACTCGATGCGGCACAGATGCTGCGAGACCGGATCTCGCGACAGATGCTGCGGCGAAGCGAGCAACTGGCCTCTGCAAATACAGATATGCGGCTCGCCAGCCAAGAGCACGAGCGAGCACTGGCGGCCGAACGGGCGGCGAGAGCTGAGTCCGAGCGGGTCGGCCGCGCCAAGGACGACTTCGTGGCCACGCTGTCCCACGAACTGCGAACGCCGCTGAACGCGATTCTCGGATGGGCGCAGATCCTCGCTCAAAAAGAGCAGATCGACCAGGAAACGGCCGACGGCCTGGAGGTGATCGAGCGGAATGCACGATCCCAGGCCAAGATGATTGAAGACCTGCTCGACGTGAGTCGCATCATCTCGGGAAACATCCGGCTCGACCTCCAGGAGACGAACCTGCCTTCGATCGTGAAGACCGCGATCGAAACCGTGTCGCTCGCCGCAACCGCCAAAGGCATCCGGATCGAGACGATGATCGATCCTCTGTCGGGTCTGAACACCACCGGCGATCCGGGCCGGCTTCAACAGGTCGTCTGGAATCTGCTTTCCAATGCGGTCAAGTTCACACATGCACGCGGCAAGGTGCAGGTCATTCTCGAGCGGGTCGATTCGCACGTGGAGCTCAGCATTGCCGACAACGGCCAGGGAATCGCGTCCGACTTCCTGCCGCACGTGTTCGATCGATTCCGCCAGGCCGATAGCTCGAAGACGCGGCGGTTCGGCGGATTGGGCCTCGGCCTGGCGATCGTGCGGGATCTCGTCGAGCTGCACGGTGGCATTGTGCGGGCCTACAGCGCTGGCGTCGGCAAGGGGGCGACATTTGTCGTGTCGCTTCCGGTGCGCGTCGTGCAACTGCCAGCAAAGGAAACATCGCCGGAATCGCGACTCAGTGGCTCCCGGCCAGACTGTGAGGCACTGAATCTCAAGGGCGTCCGCGTACTGGCTCTGGATGACGAAAAAGATGCGCGGGATGTCGTGAAGCGAATGCTCGAAGAATGCGACTGCGAGGTGACGACTGCCGCGTCGATTGAGGACGCGCTCGAAGCTCGCCGCTCGGCGGAATTCGATGTCATCATTTCTGACATCGGAATGCCGGACGGCGATGGGTATGAGTTCATCAAACGCTGGCGGTCGCTCGAGGCCAGCGAGGGGAAGTCGAAGACGCCGGCCGTCGCGCTGACTGCCTATGCCCGCGCCGATGACCGGCGGAAAGCATTGCTCTCGGGCTTTCAGGCGCACCTCGCAAAGCCGGCGGACAGCGCGGAACTGCTCGCGCTCGTGGCGAGTCTTGCCGGGCGAGTCTGA
- a CDS encoding AraC family transcriptional regulator: MPRRRLICVAINTANSYYRNVLRGIVGYSHQRSNWRITLARPLPSASTLRILNEADGVIACVNDRQWCRSLLKARIPLVNVDAVLPNLPVPRVNVDNAIVGEMAAIHFLERGLKSFGFAGQRSLLFSADREAEFRRALKSRGYSVEVFDSAGKEPLGPLGTVDGEGNLGAWLRTLPRPAGVFTPYDLWGAEVIEACRQVSLRVPQEIAVLGVDNDELFCGVTEPPMSSIALPAEAVGVEAGIRLDQLIDKRRLGLETDVLLRPTGVICRQSTDILATDNEDIGPALEFVRSNFQRGIQVADVVRAAGISRRSLERKVMESIGMTLGTLIRRHRMERAKMLLLETKLTIAEVASRSGYSDSRRLESAFARSAGMTPTKFRVTGQKRS; encoded by the coding sequence ATGCCCCGCCGAAGATTGATCTGTGTGGCGATCAATACGGCCAATTCGTATTACCGGAATGTGTTGCGCGGGATCGTCGGCTACTCGCACCAGCGTTCCAACTGGAGAATCACGCTCGCCCGCCCGCTCCCGAGCGCCTCGACACTCCGAATCCTCAACGAAGCCGACGGAGTGATCGCCTGCGTGAACGACCGCCAATGGTGCCGGTCGCTGCTCAAGGCCAGGATCCCGCTGGTGAATGTCGATGCCGTGCTCCCGAACCTGCCGGTTCCCCGGGTGAACGTCGACAACGCCATCGTCGGCGAGATGGCGGCCATTCACTTCCTCGAACGGGGGCTCAAATCGTTTGGCTTCGCCGGCCAGAGGAGCCTGCTGTTTTCGGCCGATCGCGAAGCCGAGTTTCGCCGTGCGCTCAAGTCGCGAGGATACTCGGTCGAAGTCTTTGACAGCGCTGGCAAGGAACCTCTCGGACCGCTCGGCACCGTCGACGGAGAAGGGAACCTCGGGGCGTGGCTTCGAACCCTCCCGCGTCCTGCGGGAGTATTTACTCCCTACGACCTGTGGGGCGCGGAAGTGATCGAGGCCTGTCGCCAGGTGTCGCTGCGCGTTCCACAGGAAATCGCTGTGCTCGGCGTCGACAACGATGAGCTGTTCTGCGGCGTCACCGAGCCGCCGATGTCGTCCATCGCATTGCCGGCCGAGGCAGTGGGTGTGGAAGCCGGAATCCGACTCGACCAGTTGATCGACAAGCGCCGACTGGGACTTGAGACGGACGTGCTTCTTCGGCCAACCGGTGTCATCTGTCGGCAATCGACGGACATCCTGGCGACGGACAACGAGGACATCGGCCCGGCGCTGGAATTCGTCCGAAGCAACTTTCAGCGCGGCATCCAGGTTGCCGACGTTGTTCGCGCAGCCGGGATCAGTCGCCGCTCGCTGGAGCGCAAAGTCATGGAATCGATCGGCATGACGCTGGGAACCCTGATCCGCCGTCACCGAATGGAACGGGCGAAAATGCTGCTGCTGGAAACCAAGCTCACCATCGCGGAGGTCGCTTCCAGATCGGGTTACTCCGATTCTCGACGATTGGAGTCGGCATTCGCCAGGTCGGCCGGAATGACGCCGACGAAGTTTCGAGTCACAGGGCAAAAGCGCTCGTAG